Proteins co-encoded in one Ruegeria sp. YS9 genomic window:
- a CDS encoding Trm112 family protein encodes MTDPEHAFDRHMLEAMICPQTHTTLHYDAERRELVSKAAGLAFPIRNGIPVMLVDEARQLD; translated from the coding sequence ATGACCGACCCTGAACACGCCTTTGATCGCCACATGCTCGAGGCGATGATCTGCCCGCAGACACATACGACCCTGCACTATGACGCCGAAAGGCGGGAACTTGTTTCAAAAGCGGCGGGTTTGGCTTTTCCCATCCGCAACGGGATTCCGGTCATGCTGGTCGACGAGGCCCGGCAGCTGGATTAA